Proteins encoded together in one Schumannella luteola window:
- a CDS encoding S8 family peptidase: MRSRHQHRPRFRRLSVAGAPARHLRRAASALVVLALGLGAALVPAVAAQADDIRSREYWLNDYGITQAWNTTKGKGQTIAVIDSGVDPTHPDLAGAVVGGKDFSGFGGPTGQPPAGDDNEHGTMVASLAAGRGDGPDSGIIGAAPEASILAISIGFGSQARNSDQQIADAVTWAVDNGATVINMSFSRNTPDWPESWDKAFLYAMEHDVVIVAAAGNRGSGITSVGAPATMPGVLVVGGVDRSGKSSFDASTQGITIGVSAPSEELVGATPGGGRAIWSGTSGASPIVAGIVALVKAAHPDLDVANVIERVVKTAHDAGTPGIDFLYGYGLVDASVAVSGKVAAVTKNPMGDLADWVRVYRRADGGAVAPAARADRNPPAAVPVPTVPWNPVGTLLPDPRKLSGWGLPAAVLAGLVAVWVTLIAGGVRAVRSSRRTR, translated from the coding sequence ATGCGTTCCCGACACCAGCACCGTCCCCGGTTCCGACGCCTGAGCGTCGCCGGGGCTCCCGCGCGTCACCTGCGACGCGCCGCCTCCGCACTCGTGGTGCTCGCCCTCGGGCTCGGCGCCGCCCTCGTGCCCGCCGTGGCGGCCCAGGCCGATGACATCCGCAGCCGCGAGTACTGGCTGAACGACTACGGCATCACCCAGGCCTGGAACACCACCAAGGGCAAGGGCCAGACCATCGCGGTGATCGACTCCGGCGTCGACCCGACGCATCCCGACCTCGCCGGCGCCGTGGTCGGCGGCAAGGACTTCTCCGGCTTCGGTGGCCCGACCGGCCAGCCGCCCGCGGGCGACGACAACGAGCACGGCACGATGGTCGCCTCGCTCGCGGCCGGCCGCGGCGACGGCCCCGACAGCGGCATCATCGGCGCCGCGCCGGAGGCGTCGATCCTGGCCATCTCGATCGGCTTCGGCTCGCAAGCCCGCAACTCCGATCAGCAGATCGCGGATGCCGTGACCTGGGCGGTCGACAACGGCGCGACCGTGATCAACATGTCGTTCAGCCGCAACACCCCCGACTGGCCGGAGAGCTGGGACAAGGCCTTCCTCTACGCGATGGAGCACGACGTCGTCATCGTCGCGGCGGCCGGCAACCGCGGCTCGGGCATCACCTCCGTCGGTGCGCCCGCGACCATGCCGGGCGTGCTCGTGGTCGGGGGAGTCGACCGCAGCGGCAAGTCGAGCTTCGACGCCTCGACCCAGGGCATCACGATCGGCGTCAGCGCCCCCAGCGAGGAGCTCGTCGGCGCGACGCCGGGCGGCGGCCGCGCGATCTGGAGCGGCACGAGCGGCGCCTCGCCGATCGTCGCCGGCATCGTCGCGCTGGTGAAGGCCGCGCACCCCGACCTCGACGTCGCCAACGTGATCGAGCGGGTCGTCAAGACCGCGCACGACGCGGGAACCCCGGGTATCGACTTCCTCTACGGCTACGGCCTGGTGGATGCCTCGGTCGCCGTCAGCGGCAAGGTCGCCGCGGTCACGAAGAACCCGATGGGCGACCTGGCCGACTGGGTGCGCGTCTACCGCCGCGCCGACGGCGGGGCGGTCGCTCCTGCGGCGCGCGCCGATCGCAACCCGCCCGCGGCCGTGCCGGTGCCGACCGTGCCCTGGAACCCTGTCGGAACGCTGCTGCCCGACCCGCGCAAGCTCAGCGGATGGGGGCTCCCCGCGGCTGTGCTCGCGGGTCTCGTCGCGGTCTGGGTGACTCTCATCGCGGGTGGCGTGCGCGCGGTCAGGAGCAGCCGCCGAACGCGATAG
- the eno gene encoding phosphopyruvate hydratase, with protein MSAIEAVNAREILDSRGNPTVEVEVLLEDGTVSRAAVPSGASTGAFEAYELRDGDKSRYLGKGVEKAVDAVIDELGPAIEGFEADDQRLVDAELIAADGTDNKSKLGANAILGVSLAVAKAAAESADLPLFRYLGGPNAHTLPVPMMNIINGGAHADNGIDAQEFMILPIGAPTFKEALRWGAEVYHALKGELKAKGLATGLGDEGGFAPDLSTSREALDFIVASIEKAGYKVGHDIALGMDVASTEFFENGVYSYEGKQLSASDMIAVYEGLVNDYPLITIEDALAEDDWDAYVTLTEQLGSKVQLVGDDLFVTNPTRLQTGLDKKVANSILVKVNQIGTLTETLDAVSLAQRHGYTAVLSHRSGETEDTTIADLAVATDAGQIKTGAPARSERVAKYNQLLRIEEELGEAAVYAGRSAFPRFTA; from the coding sequence GTGTCTGCTATCGAGGCCGTCAACGCCCGCGAGATCCTCGACTCGCGCGGCAACCCCACCGTCGAGGTCGAGGTGCTGCTCGAAGACGGCACCGTCTCTCGCGCCGCCGTCCCCTCCGGCGCCTCCACCGGAGCCTTCGAGGCCTACGAGCTGCGTGACGGCGACAAGAGCCGCTACCTCGGCAAGGGCGTCGAGAAGGCCGTGGATGCGGTCATCGACGAGCTCGGCCCGGCCATCGAGGGCTTCGAGGCCGACGACCAGCGTCTCGTCGACGCCGAGCTGATCGCCGCCGACGGCACCGACAACAAGTCGAAGCTCGGCGCCAACGCCATCCTCGGCGTCTCGCTCGCCGTCGCGAAGGCCGCCGCCGAGTCGGCCGACCTGCCGCTGTTCCGCTACCTCGGCGGACCCAACGCCCACACCCTGCCCGTGCCGATGATGAACATCATCAACGGCGGCGCCCACGCCGACAACGGCATCGACGCGCAGGAGTTCATGATCCTGCCGATCGGCGCGCCGACCTTCAAGGAGGCCCTGCGCTGGGGCGCCGAGGTCTACCACGCTCTCAAGGGCGAGCTGAAGGCCAAGGGTCTCGCGACCGGCCTCGGCGACGAGGGCGGCTTCGCCCCCGACCTGTCGACCTCGCGCGAGGCGCTCGACTTCATCGTCGCCTCGATCGAGAAGGCCGGCTACAAGGTCGGTCACGACATCGCGCTCGGCATGGATGTCGCCTCGACCGAGTTCTTCGAGAACGGCGTCTACAGCTACGAGGGCAAGCAGCTCAGCGCGTCGGACATGATCGCCGTCTACGAGGGCCTCGTGAACGACTACCCGCTCATCACCATCGAGGACGCGCTCGCCGAGGACGACTGGGACGCCTACGTCACCCTCACCGAGCAGCTCGGCTCGAAGGTGCAGCTCGTCGGCGACGACCTCTTCGTCACCAACCCGACCCGCCTGCAGACCGGCCTCGACAAGAAGGTCGCGAACAGCATCCTCGTCAAGGTCAACCAGATCGGCACCCTGACCGAGACCCTGGATGCGGTGTCGCTGGCCCAGCGCCACGGCTATACCGCCGTGCTCTCGCACCGCTCGGGCGAGACCGAGGACACGACGATCGCCGACCTCGCCGTCGCCACCGACGCGGGCCAGATCAAGACCGGCGCCCCCGCTCGCAGCGAGCGCGTCGCGAAGTACAACCAGCTGCTGCGCATCGAGGAGGAGCTGGGCGAGGCCGCGGTCTACGCCGGTCGCAGCGCCTTCCCGCGCTTCACCGCGTAA
- a CDS encoding histidine--tRNA ligase: MRDFLPADKARRERVLGVIRGSYRSHGFDEIETPVVEDWARLNSGLGGDNEKLSFAVLRRGVTTEELQAATSPLELADLGLRFDLTVPLARFYASHRAELPAVFRAIQIAPVWRAERPQKGRYRQFVQCDIDILGEASTLAEAELITATLSTLDALGLEGASIRINDRRLLVGMLTGFGFTPEEHDSVLITIDKLDKVGQDGVIAELTSKGVTPSAVEALQGYFRTPRTMEFLPFGEKAIRKFLPAGADDTVVAELAGIGAAVAAARAAATAARRAQTGEVDPDTARDIPAQPDIPLTFDPFLVRGMGYYTGPIFEVAHPSVSYSLGGGGRYDGMIGRFLGSDVPAAGFSLGFERLVDLVEPAADDADGGVALVHDADLDPAALVALKAAVIETHARVRLVRRTKNVANLLGALKADGFTRFAFVDAATGPDNLGLRPLD, translated from the coding sequence ATGCGCGACTTCCTCCCCGCCGACAAGGCGCGTCGTGAGCGCGTGCTCGGCGTCATCCGCGGCAGCTACCGCTCGCACGGCTTCGACGAGATCGAGACGCCGGTCGTCGAGGACTGGGCGCGTCTCAATTCGGGGCTCGGCGGCGACAACGAGAAGCTGAGCTTCGCGGTGCTGCGCCGCGGCGTCACGACCGAGGAGCTGCAGGCGGCGACCTCGCCGCTCGAACTGGCCGACCTCGGACTCCGCTTCGACCTGACCGTGCCGCTCGCCCGCTTCTACGCGAGCCACCGCGCCGAGCTGCCGGCTGTGTTCCGCGCGATCCAGATCGCCCCGGTCTGGCGCGCCGAGCGCCCGCAGAAGGGCCGCTACCGCCAGTTCGTGCAGTGCGACATCGACATCCTCGGCGAGGCGTCGACACTGGCCGAGGCCGAGCTCATCACGGCGACCCTGTCGACGCTCGATGCGCTCGGACTCGAGGGTGCGAGCATCCGCATCAACGACCGCCGCCTGCTCGTCGGCATGCTGACCGGCTTCGGCTTCACGCCCGAGGAGCACGACTCGGTGCTCATCACGATCGACAAGCTCGACAAGGTCGGGCAGGACGGTGTGATCGCCGAGCTGACGAGCAAGGGCGTCACCCCGAGCGCCGTCGAGGCCCTGCAGGGCTACTTCCGCACGCCGCGCACGATGGAGTTCCTGCCCTTCGGCGAGAAGGCCATCCGCAAGTTCCTGCCCGCGGGCGCCGACGACACGGTCGTCGCCGAACTCGCCGGCATCGGAGCCGCGGTCGCCGCCGCCCGCGCGGCCGCCACGGCCGCCCGTCGTGCTCAGACGGGGGAGGTCGACCCCGACACGGCGCGGGACATCCCCGCCCAGCCCGACATCCCGCTGACCTTCGACCCCTTCCTCGTGCGCGGCATGGGCTACTACACCGGCCCGATCTTCGAGGTCGCGCACCCCTCGGTGAGCTACTCGCTCGGCGGTGGCGGGCGTTACGACGGCATGATCGGGCGCTTCCTCGGCAGCGACGTGCCCGCCGCCGGCTTCTCCCTCGGCTTCGAGCGCCTCGTCGACCTGGTCGAGCCGGCCGCCGACGACGCCGACGGGGGAGTGGCGCTCGTGCACGACGCCGACCTCGACCCCGCCGCGCTCGTCGCGCTCAAAGCCGCCGTGATCGAGACCCACGCCCGCGTCCGCCTCGTGCGCCGCACCAAGAACGTCGCGAACCTGCTCGGCGCCCTCAAGGCCGACGGCTTCACCCGCTTCGCCTTCGTGGATGCGGCGACCGGCCCCGACAACCTGGGTCTCCGTCCGCTCGACTGA
- a CDS encoding septum formation initiator family protein, whose protein sequence is MTRRPRIIRVPVAMEGETRAAAWLRSFRLSGFALSVLLLIVAALVVLAPGLKTFVEQRTQIAALQKQVDDAQTQVDDLNGEVDRWSDPAYIEAQARGRLYYVIPGDVTYLVTGTTDAPAATDSQPISDEIQTTQIDWVSSLLSSLYTAGTTQAPASKLGSPAIDDPTKNQQ, encoded by the coding sequence GTGACTCGACGACCGCGCATCATCCGCGTGCCCGTCGCCATGGAGGGGGAGACCCGCGCGGCGGCCTGGCTGCGCAGCTTCCGCCTCTCCGGCTTCGCCCTCTCCGTTCTGCTGCTCATCGTCGCCGCGCTCGTGGTGCTCGCGCCCGGGCTCAAGACCTTCGTCGAGCAGCGCACCCAGATCGCCGCCCTGCAGAAGCAGGTGGACGACGCGCAGACCCAGGTCGATGACCTGAACGGCGAGGTGGACCGCTGGAGCGACCCCGCCTACATCGAGGCGCAGGCGCGCGGCCGGCTCTACTACGTGATCCCCGGCGACGTGACCTACCTCGTCACCGGCACGACGGACGCCCCCGCGGCGACCGACTCGCAGCCGATCAGCGACGAGATCCAGACCACCCAGATCGACTGGGTGTCGAGCCTGCTCAGCTCGCTGTACACGGCCGGCACCACCCAGGCCCCGGCGAGCAAGCTCGGCAGCCCCGCGATCGACGACCCGACGAAGAACCAGCAGTGA
- a CDS encoding TetR/AcrR family transcriptional regulator — MGRWEPGARERLQLAALELFIENGFEATTVAEIARRAELTERTFYRHFSDKREVIFDGQDLLVDAFVAGVVGGPEGASPRDLAEAAVAASGSFFTDERRPWSRRRQAAIDSDTGLRERESLKMGVLARALTAALRDRGVGDPTAELAADAAISVFRVSFAQWIAADETRSIDEIQASLFAAQRALA, encoded by the coding sequence ATGGGACGCTGGGAACCGGGGGCACGCGAGCGACTCCAGCTCGCCGCGCTGGAGCTCTTCATCGAGAACGGCTTCGAGGCCACCACCGTCGCCGAGATCGCCCGTCGCGCCGAGCTCACCGAGCGCACCTTCTACCGTCACTTCTCCGACAAGCGCGAGGTGATCTTCGACGGGCAGGACCTGCTCGTCGACGCCTTCGTCGCCGGGGTGGTCGGCGGTCCCGAGGGCGCCTCTCCGCGCGACCTGGCCGAAGCCGCCGTCGCCGCGTCCGGCTCGTTCTTCACCGACGAGCGCCGCCCGTGGTCGCGTCGGCGTCAGGCGGCGATCGACTCCGACACCGGTCTGCGCGAGCGCGAGTCGCTCAAGATGGGCGTGCTCGCGCGCGCGCTGACCGCGGCGCTACGTGACCGCGGCGTCGGCGACCCGACCGCCGAGCTCGCCGCCGACGCCGCGATCTCGGTGTTCCGCGTCTCCTTCGCCCAGTGGATCGCGGCCGACGAGACCCGCTCGATCGACGAGATCCAGGCGTCGCTCTTCGCCGCCCAGCGCGCCCTCGCCTGA
- a CDS encoding EamA family transporter, with product MSAVRARSSMGLAVAVSASLAFSTIGTLASPLLDAGWSPAAVATFRLLIAAAVLAIPGALALRAPGALRALFRARLRVVLYAVLAVSGTQLCYFAAIQRIPVGLALLIQYLAPIGLLLFMWARTRRRPVTMVLVGSGVAVLGLVLVIGVGGSGGVDPIGLLYSLTAAIGVAIYYVLGAVADDGVPPVAFAASTILIGGLVTGAAAFVGLLPWSAPKVDVTMLGSHLPWFLPVLAIAILATAYAYVAGIIGSSRLGARTASFLGLLEVVFAVTLSWIFLGQSLAPVQMIGVALVLGGVAMIRPEETPAVVTLPVDPDAVAPVSRVPLTTGTIPLPAVLEPVAATTAAIAIVAAAQIAADEGGFEPIENGMLAEPDPAPVEDGVAEEETSVEDFDLAAFEAAYGAPSAERGSEHLDHDETSGRNPPTRPLALAG from the coding sequence GTGTCCGCTGTCCGCGCCCGCAGCTCCATGGGCCTCGCTGTCGCCGTCTCGGCATCCCTGGCGTTCTCGACCATCGGCACCCTCGCGTCGCCGCTGCTCGATGCCGGCTGGAGTCCGGCCGCGGTCGCGACGTTCCGCCTGCTGATCGCCGCCGCCGTGCTCGCGATCCCGGGTGCCCTGGCGCTGCGCGCGCCGGGGGCGCTGCGGGCGCTGTTCCGCGCGCGGCTGCGTGTCGTGCTGTACGCGGTGCTGGCGGTCTCGGGCACGCAGCTCTGCTACTTCGCGGCGATCCAGCGCATCCCGGTCGGGCTCGCGCTGCTCATCCAGTACCTCGCGCCGATCGGGCTGCTGCTGTTCATGTGGGCCCGCACGCGCCGTCGCCCCGTGACCATGGTGCTCGTCGGCTCGGGTGTCGCCGTGCTCGGCCTCGTGCTCGTGATCGGCGTCGGCGGATCCGGCGGCGTCGACCCGATCGGCCTGCTCTACTCGCTCACCGCCGCGATCGGCGTGGCCATCTACTACGTGCTGGGCGCGGTCGCCGATGACGGGGTGCCGCCGGTGGCCTTCGCCGCGTCGACCATCCTCATCGGCGGTCTCGTCACCGGAGCCGCGGCGTTCGTCGGACTGCTGCCCTGGTCGGCGCCGAAGGTCGACGTGACGATGCTCGGCAGTCACCTGCCGTGGTTCCTGCCGGTGCTGGCGATCGCGATCCTCGCCACCGCCTACGCCTACGTCGCCGGCATCATCGGCAGCTCGCGTCTCGGCGCGCGCACGGCCTCGTTCCTCGGTCTGCTCGAGGTGGTCTTCGCGGTCACCCTGAGCTGGATCTTCCTCGGCCAGTCGCTCGCCCCGGTGCAGATGATCGGCGTCGCGCTCGTGCTCGGCGGGGTCGCCATGATCCGCCCCGAGGAGACGCCGGCCGTCGTCACCCTCCCGGTCGACCCGGATGCGGTCGCGCCGGTCTCGCGCGTGCCGCTCACCACCGGCACGATCCCGCTGCCGGCCGTGCTGGAGCCCGTCGCCGCCACGACCGCCGCGATCGCGATCGTCGCGGCCGCGCAGATCGCGGCCGACGAGGGCGGCTTCGAGCCGATCGAGAACGGGATGCTGGCGGAGCCGGACCCGGCGCCGGTTGAGGACGGGGTCGCCGAAGAGGAGACCAGCGTCGAGGACTTCGACCTCGCCGCGTTCGAAGCCGCCTACGGCGCCCCGTCGGCCGAGCGCGGCAGTGAGCACCTCGATCACGACGAGACGAGCGGCCGCAACCCGCCGACCCGCCCGCTGGCGCTCGCCGGATGA
- a CDS encoding DUF501 domain-containing protein, which yields MTTPPYPAPTDADIAAVTRQLGRPARGVVGIAARCVCGNPTVVATAPRLDDGTPFPTFYYLCHPAANSSVSTLEATGVMVELAALLDDADEAASYLAAHEAYLADRESVAHVDEIDGISAGGMPTRVKCLHALVAHALAAGPGVNKIGDRALERADWSPEVCRCVPDTSTVPGSDA from the coding sequence GTGACCACTCCGCCCTACCCCGCCCCGACCGACGCCGACATCGCCGCGGTCACCCGTCAGCTCGGCCGGCCCGCGCGCGGCGTGGTCGGCATCGCCGCCCGCTGCGTGTGCGGCAACCCGACCGTCGTCGCGACAGCGCCGCGCCTCGACGACGGCACGCCGTTCCCGACCTTCTACTACCTGTGCCACCCGGCGGCGAACTCCTCGGTGTCGACCCTCGAGGCGACCGGGGTGATGGTCGAGCTGGCCGCCCTGCTGGATGACGCCGACGAAGCGGCCTCCTACCTCGCCGCGCATGAGGCCTACCTCGCCGATCGCGAGAGCGTCGCCCACGTCGACGAGATCGACGGCATCTCCGCCGGCGGCATGCCCACCCGCGTGAAATGCCTGCACGCGCTCGTCGCCCACGCCCTGGCCGCGGGCCCTGGTGTGAATAAGATCGGCGACCGCGCGCTCGAGCGGGCAGACTGGAGCCCGGAGGTCTGCCGATGCGTTCCCGACACCAGCACCGTCCCCGGTTCCGACGCCTGA
- a CDS encoding ABC transporter ATP-binding protein, whose amino-acid sequence MTTGATAGASEAGSSAASAAATAEPGIVVDRVARRFGAVQAVVDASMVAPMGQVTGLIGPNGSGKTTLMLMLASLLAPDQGSIRVAGHDPVADPASARRLLGWMPDQLGSWGSLSARTTLVQTGRLYGMDRLAAAHRAAELIHLVDLGELADRPSRVLSRGQKQRLSLARALVHDPAVLLLDEPASGLDPAARVALRRTMRRLAGEGRAVLVSSHVLAELDEMADSAVYLDRGVTADAARIAATRISERAWRIRSTDRSRLRDALFRAGVPWERIDADAGGLLVPIAGEDAAAALLTRLVGGGLAISAFAPAVGELEHTFLDLSGERAAGAPTPPITTNPSPYGTSAPPPAQQPASAQPPPSPYPPHPAPPQPGSPQ is encoded by the coding sequence ATGACGACGGGGGCGACCGCAGGCGCGTCAGAAGCTGGATCGTCGGCGGCGAGCGCGGCAGCGACCGCGGAACCCGGCATCGTCGTCGATCGGGTCGCCCGACGCTTCGGCGCGGTGCAGGCTGTCGTCGACGCCTCCATGGTCGCGCCGATGGGCCAGGTCACCGGGCTGATCGGGCCGAACGGCTCGGGCAAGACGACCCTCATGCTCATGCTCGCCTCGCTGCTCGCGCCCGATCAGGGCAGCATCCGCGTCGCCGGCCACGACCCGGTCGCCGACCCGGCGAGCGCCCGGCGACTGCTCGGCTGGATGCCCGACCAGCTCGGCTCATGGGGCTCGCTCAGCGCGCGCACGACTCTGGTGCAGACCGGGCGGCTCTACGGCATGGACCGACTGGCCGCCGCTCACCGGGCGGCCGAGCTCATCCACCTCGTCGACCTCGGCGAACTCGCCGATCGGCCGAGCCGCGTGCTCTCGCGCGGACAGAAGCAGCGGCTGAGCCTCGCCCGCGCGCTCGTGCACGACCCCGCCGTGCTGCTGCTCGACGAGCCCGCCTCGGGCCTCGACCCGGCCGCGCGCGTCGCCCTGCGCCGCACGATGCGCCGGCTCGCCGGCGAGGGTCGGGCCGTGCTGGTCTCGAGCCACGTGCTCGCCGAGCTCGACGAGATGGCCGACAGCGCCGTCTACCTCGACCGCGGCGTGACCGCCGACGCGGCCCGCATCGCGGCGACCCGCATCTCGGAGCGGGCGTGGCGCATCCGCTCGACCGACCGGAGCCGGCTGCGCGACGCGCTGTTCCGCGCGGGGGTGCCCTGGGAGCGCATCGACGCCGACGCCGGCGGGCTGCTCGTGCCGATCGCGGGCGAGGATGCGGCGGCGGCCCTGCTGACCAGGCTCGTCGGCGGGGGGCTCGCCATCTCGGCGTTCGCCCCGGCCGTCGGCGAGCTCGAGCACACCTTCCTCGACCTGAGCGGCGAGCGGGCGGCCGGCGCCCCGACGCCGCCGATTACGACGAACCCGTCGCCGTACGGGACTTCTGCTCCGCCGCCCGCGCAGCAGCCCGCGTCGGCGCAGCCGCCGCCGTCGCCGTATCCACCCCACCCCGCCCCCCCGCAGCCCGGAAGCCCGCAGTGA
- a CDS encoding ABC transporter permease, which produces MIPFLTGVRVIAGIELRQRVRGVAWYVLVGIFGLVVLIVTALLIWGFRSLSGGYDSDPAGNAIFSTIVYLVLLLGTLVAPAFSGNAINGDRESGTLATTQVTLVSTTQLVIGKFVAAWISSLAFLAIAAPFLVVSLVIGGTTVGMVLVSLLVLALELAVISAIGVGLSGLLRRPLFSVAVTYLVVAALSVGTLISFGLGTLVAQERYEYRSASYAYDDSTGNSECIVSDTTSEGTRPRPDYVWWLLAANPYVVMADAVPTRYGRGDAPNDLFGWIKLGVRSLQQPPDASLVDDPCNYRSDRSPSPHEIIDRSVPSWFVGLAIHLALAALALAGAIRATRAPARRLAAGSRIA; this is translated from the coding sequence GTGATCCCGTTCCTCACCGGCGTGCGCGTGATCGCCGGGATCGAGCTGCGTCAGCGGGTGCGCGGCGTCGCCTGGTACGTGCTCGTCGGCATCTTCGGCCTCGTGGTGCTGATCGTCACCGCGCTGCTCATCTGGGGCTTCCGTTCACTGAGCGGCGGCTACGACTCCGACCCGGCCGGCAACGCGATCTTCTCGACGATCGTCTATCTCGTGCTGCTGCTGGGCACGCTCGTCGCTCCCGCTTTCAGCGGCAATGCGATCAACGGCGACCGCGAGTCGGGCACGCTCGCGACCACACAGGTGACCCTCGTCAGCACGACGCAGCTGGTCATCGGCAAGTTCGTGGCCGCATGGATCAGCTCGCTCGCCTTTCTGGCGATCGCGGCGCCGTTCCTGGTCGTCAGTCTCGTCATCGGGGGCACGACCGTCGGCATGGTGCTCGTGTCGCTGCTCGTGCTCGCGCTCGAGCTCGCCGTGATCTCGGCGATCGGCGTGGGGCTCAGCGGACTGCTGCGACGCCCCCTGTTCTCGGTCGCCGTCACCTACCTCGTCGTCGCGGCGCTGAGCGTCGGCACGCTCATCTCCTTCGGCCTCGGCACGCTCGTCGCGCAGGAGCGCTACGAGTACCGGTCGGCCAGCTACGCCTACGACGACAGCACCGGCAACTCGGAGTGCATCGTCTCCGACACGACGAGCGAGGGCACACGGCCCCGCCCCGACTACGTGTGGTGGCTGCTCGCGGCCAACCCGTACGTCGTGATGGCGGATGCCGTGCCCACCCGGTACGGACGCGGCGACGCACCGAACGACCTGTTCGGCTGGATCAAGCTCGGCGTGCGCAGCCTGCAGCAGCCCCCGGACGCCTCGCTCGTCGACGACCCCTGCAACTACCGCTCCGACCGATCGCCCTCGCCGCACGAGATCATCGACCGCAGCGTGCCGAGCTGGTTCGTCGGACTCGCCATCCACCTCGCGCTCGCAGCGCTCGCGCTGGCCGGTGCGATCCGCGCGACGCGGGCGCCGGCGCGCCGCCTCGCCGCGGGCTCGCGCATCGCCTGA
- a CDS encoding CGNR zinc finger domain-containing protein, whose translation MRFTDDTEDSLAFVVALVNTASGASASGDDELSTVEQLEWLLDEHGYTGRRDGDDAELAAVQKARTLLRRFWSLNADKAAALVNDILTRRRAVVQLARHDNLDWHLHASDQEDALGERIQVDAAMAFVDVIRGSAMDQLRRCEADDCEGVFIDFSRNGSKRFCSLRCGNRMNVAAYRERQSEQTSE comes from the coding sequence ATGCGTTTCACCGATGACACCGAAGATTCCCTCGCCTTCGTCGTCGCGCTCGTGAACACGGCCTCCGGAGCCTCAGCCTCGGGCGACGACGAGCTCTCGACGGTGGAGCAGCTGGAGTGGCTTCTCGACGAGCACGGCTACACCGGACGCCGCGACGGCGACGACGCCGAATTGGCGGCGGTGCAGAAGGCGCGCACGCTGCTGCGCCGCTTCTGGAGCCTGAATGCCGACAAGGCCGCGGCCCTCGTGAACGACATCCTCACCCGCCGCCGGGCAGTCGTTCAGCTCGCCCGCCACGACAATCTCGACTGGCACCTGCACGCCAGCGACCAGGAGGACGCCCTCGGCGAGCGCATCCAGGTGGATGCGGCCATGGCCTTCGTCGACGTGATCCGCGGCAGCGCCATGGACCAGCTGCGGCGCTGCGAGGCCGACGACTGCGAGGGCGTGTTCATCGACTTCTCGCGCAACGGCTCGAAGCGCTTCTGCAGCCTGCGCTGCGGCAACCGGATGAACGTCGCCGCCTACCGCGAACGGCAGAGCGAGCAGACCTCGGAATGA
- a CDS encoding EamA family transporter, with translation MSSSAGGAAANGPAATGAAALPRRGGPVALGIALVSALTFGTSGTIAKPLIEAGWTPTAVVFLRILGAAIALLIPAFVALHRGPGIGAGVRLIWAARVRVLLYGVFAVAGTQLCYFQAIQRIPVGLALLIEYLAPIGLLLFMWARTRRRPGLGVLLGAALALVGLALVIGIDGSVRLDPIGILYAGIAAVGLALYFVLGAVADDGVPALAFAATTLSIGALILGLAAALHVLPWASPAVEVRFLGAEVPWFVLVAAVALISTALAYFTGIVAAARLGSRQASFFGLIEVIAGVVISWIVLGESLGAIQIVGAVLILGGVALIRPEPPRAPDAPAESADSGTGMPIAPV, from the coding sequence ATGAGCTCGAGCGCGGGAGGCGCGGCCGCGAACGGTCCTGCCGCGACCGGCGCTGCCGCGCTCCCGCGCCGCGGCGGCCCGGTCGCGCTCGGCATCGCCCTCGTCTCGGCGCTGACCTTCGGTACGAGCGGCACGATCGCGAAGCCGCTGATCGAGGCGGGCTGGACGCCGACGGCCGTCGTGTTCCTGCGCATCCTCGGGGCGGCGATCGCGCTGCTGATCCCGGCCTTCGTCGCGCTGCACCGCGGGCCGGGCATCGGAGCCGGGGTGCGGCTGATCTGGGCTGCGCGCGTGCGCGTGCTGCTCTACGGCGTCTTCGCCGTCGCCGGCACACAGCTCTGCTACTTCCAGGCGATCCAGCGCATCCCCGTCGGCCTCGCCCTGCTCATCGAGTATCTGGCGCCGATCGGGCTCCTGCTCTTCATGTGGGCGCGCACCCGACGGCGCCCCGGGCTCGGGGTGCTGCTCGGCGCCGCGCTCGCGCTCGTCGGCCTGGCGCTCGTGATCGGCATCGACGGCTCGGTGCGGCTCGACCCGATCGGCATCCTCTACGCCGGCATCGCCGCGGTCGGCCTCGCGCTCTACTTCGTGCTCGGCGCGGTCGCCGACGACGGCGTGCCGGCACTCGCCTTCGCCGCGACGACGCTGTCCATCGGCGCACTCATCCTCGGCCTCGCCGCGGCTCTGCACGTGCTGCCCTGGGCCAGCCCCGCGGTCGAGGTGCGATTCCTCGGCGCCGAGGTGCCGTGGTTCGTGCTCGTCGCCGCGGTCGCCCTCATCTCCACCGCGCTGGCCTACTTCACGGGCATCGTCGCCGCGGCGCGCCTCGGTTCGCGTCAGGCGTCGTTCTTCGGCCTGATCGAGGTGATCGCCGGAGTCGTCATCAGCTGGATCGTGCTGGGCGAGTCGCTCGGCGCGATCCAGATCGTCGGCGCCGTGCTGATCCTCGGCGGCGTCGCGCTCATCCGGCCCGAGCCGCCGCGTGCTCCGGATGCGCCCGCGGAGTCGGCGGATTCCGGGACGGGGATGCCGATCGCGCCCGTCTGA